One Candidatus Thioglobus autotrophicus genomic window, TGCCTTTATAGCCACCAGCACGCCCTATGGTTTGATCCATATTAAGCGTTGTTAACACGCCAAATGTTGTTGGAATTTCGTAATTGTAAGATACTTCAGCTATACCTCTTGAGCATTCATTACAAACATATACATCATGCGGGGTTTCACCTTTGATCACAGCACCAAGTGTCACAATGCCGTCATATAAATTTTGGCCATTGGCTTGTTGCGCCGCTAGGCGTTTAGCCAATAGTGGGATTTCGAACGCACCTGGTGCATAAAACACATTGACGTTATCCGCATCAATACCGTATTTAGACAATGTCTCTTGCGCAGCAGAAAGTAGCTTGTCGCCAATATCTTGGTAGAAATAGCCCACAATAATGGCTACTTTACTTTCTTTCAAAAAATCGCTATTTGCATTTTTATCAAACTGAAATTTCATCTTATCCCTTTAGTGTTTAATTTCTACGTATTCGCTGACTTCTAAGCCAAACCCTTTAAGGCCATGAAGTTTTCTTGGCGAGCCAAGAATTCTCATTTTCTTAACCCCTAGATCGGACAAAATCTGCGCACCAACACCGTAGGTCTTAATATCATCGCCCATCTCACGA contains:
- the ribH gene encoding 6,7-dimethyl-8-ribityllumazine synthase gives rise to the protein MKFQFDKNANSDFLKESKVAIIVGYFYQDIGDKLLSAAQETLSKYGIDADNVNVFYAPGAFEIPLLAKRLAAQQANGQNLYDGIVTLGAVIKGETPHDVYVCNECSRGIAEVSYNYEIPTTFGVLTTLNMDQTIGRAGGYKGNKGEEATMAMIEMLYLMKQADSQEF